A region of the Mytilus trossulus isolate FHL-02 chromosome 11, PNRI_Mtr1.1.1.hap1, whole genome shotgun sequence genome:
tttattatcttgaatataattatagatagaaataaactgtaaacagcaatgatgttcagcaaagtaagatcttcaattaagtcaatttgaccaaaattgtcaattgaccccttaaggagttattgccctttaaggacttttttcgcaatttgttcatcatgttgacttactttaaaaaatcttctcctttgaaactgctgtatcaatttcagccaaacttaggctaaatgagtttcagagtatttagtataaattttatattttatttccttgtatgtcaagaaacatagctactatggctaaaatagaacataggagaaaatgattattttttttggcttttgaagaaaataggacgatccaaaaaacatttaaataaattgaaaagccaaaataatcattgatgagagatttaaccaaaagaataaaggtgagcgattcaggctcttgagagcctcttgtttacaATGTATTCAACTTGGATAATAAGTCCAACATGTTAATGTGTCAAAAACTAATCTTGTGTCCACCTTTTCCCCAGAAATTTTTGGGTTTGTTTGGGAGACTTTCGTaacagcatcctgttacaatGATCACTCGTcttattttggttttgtttttttcattatattccTTATGAACTTCCGCACCGGCAGAGTTTAATGGATTTACTATAGCTTTTACCGTTTTCAAGCTATTAGGGGCCAAAGTggtcttaaataaaaaaaaaaaacgaacttttttatttcttgtccGATTgcaatgggtttttttctttggaTTTCTTATGGAACTTCCAATGCGAAAAATTTCTCAGATTTGAGCTAGGACTTATGGTTTACTAGCTACACTACAGCTCAGGTGGACTTTGACATTTCCACCTGCCCACCGTGGGCAGCCCACTCTTGCCCACTccaatttaaattcaaattttgcagAATTATTGAATGAGAGAGCTTCAGTGTTTATTTCAGGGCAAAGTATATGCTAGTCTAATTCTTAAAACTGAGAAATAGCATGTCCACTCCATAGGGTGGGCATGGTGGACAAGCTGGAAGTTTTGCCCACTCTGTGCCCACTCCCACTGTGGACGGGTGGACATGTCAAAATCCACCTGAACTGTAGTGTACAAGGGGCTTAAAAGGgccaaaattgacttttgtcaaatttttgtttttcatcttattttggttttgtttttttcattatgttccttacgaactttttttatttcttgtccgttttcaacatattttttttagtttggaTTCCGTATGAAATTTCCAACCCGTTTGATTCTTTCCAAATTTGAGCTGGGACTTAAGGTTTCCCAGCTACAAGGGTCTTAATTTCTGTGTCCAGCATATTACTGTGTCCAGCTAATTACTGTATCCAGCAAATTACTGTGTCAAGCATATTATTGTGTCCACTTTAGTAGTGTGTCAATGCTTGCCCAAATGAACACTTGTCGACCACTGCAGTCGTATCATGCTCCGCTCGGCGGAGctttttattcagattggttaTAAGGAGGGATActatttacaaatgaaattttCTTTTGGGTATGGGGATTCTTGGTACATTAAtatgtcatacatgtacatgtaacattatacaactcaaaaaaaaaaaaaatttcttagCACTTTGATGAAACGATACATGCATGTTATGGCAAACCAAATAGTGGAAATCCATGAATCTGCTTAcagaaataaacacaaaataattctgcgatataaaaaaaaatttcagagTCAAACTGAAGGAGCGTAAAGCAGTCAACAGCAAATAAACAAACCTATTTTCAATTTAGACCTTAGACAGTTTGGTGGTTAAGGGTTTTTTTAAACTCCAGattattgtttcttttaagGACATCACAAAGTTTGGTATGGTTTTCCTGATATCATAGTTAATAAAACTACtgtcaaagttaaaaaagatgAAGATGAGAGCATTGAAGATGAAGAAACTCAAGACTATGAGTGGAGAGAACCTGATGCAAAAAGGTTAAAAGTCACGAATGATAAACAGAATGAAATGGGAGCTGGTGGGGAAGGCTCAAATTTAAGCCCTGATGTATTCACTACAAGCATTGAGGTGAAAAAAGATCAGGGATTTGCCAATGAAAAGAATTTGATACAGACTTTTGCTCAAACTATTACAAATGCTTTTTATCAGTCAAAACTGAATCCAAAGCTGAACAATCTCTGTATTCCATCTTTCTTAGTCTCAAATGTTAAACTAAGAATTATGATGTACAACTGCACACAAGACAGACTCTACATGTCTGAAAACATAGCTCTCTGGAATAAGGATGACAGTCTGAATGTTGGAACAGTCATTTGTATATGGTtggtgttaaattttgaaaacttccAAAACTGTGTTTCAGCAGAAGATCTTGAAGCTGTTGGGCTTAAAAAGTCAACCTTTCAGGAAAAACTGCCTGGTGATATTCTtgcaatatatcaaaatgaacTAAGTAGATACTTGccaataaaaaaagtaaaaaaagaggAGCAACCACCAAAGACAGCTTTTGACCTACCGATGTCTAAGTATGCCCAAAATGTGTTGCAAAAGTTGGCTGGAATGGCTCATCGTTACTTTACATAAGTCCATTAGTTTTGGCAGGTATGTATCACTGTGTATATATCCTTAGCATTCTCAATAGATGTAACGGGTCcaaatttttagctcaccttacCCAAAAAAATAGATTGGTCATagggtgtacatgtctgtctgacataattcttttgaccttgacctcatttcatagGTCAGTGAGTATGTGGTATTTTTGCATGGTTAGGTCCATTTCCTCCCATTGGAAGTGATAATGGAGAGcaggtgagacatttcagcgtgtgcactcttgtaaactttatattttagaagttaGAAGAGCTGAATGTTTAATATCTTGCATGTAGATGCCTCAT
Encoded here:
- the LOC134691043 gene encoding uncharacterized protein LOC134691043, giving the protein MDAMEDILRKHFDYRNRNSSGSVLGSLFSSIEIKTCDAAYPVSFSDVDIKYDVGLGVPFAWFWCDAIVEVVENLYRENKKFNGSRDRIVGLLREFLRDEKNIEHLKKVKSAKSEAEIQAILSHHLFVLLAPSAEYLIDGHHSWPADLKKCPACHEDLNLGNTSIGHHKVWYGFPDIIVNKTTVKVKKDEDESIEDEETQDYEWREPDAKRLKVTNDKQNEMGAGGEGSNLSPDVFTTSIEVKKDQGFANEKNLIQTFAQTITNAFYQSKLNPKLNNLCIPSFLVSNVKLRIMMYNCTQDRLYMSENIALWNKDDSLNVGTVICIWLVLNFENFQNCVSAEDLEAVGLKKSTFQEKLPGDILAIYQNELSRYLPIKKVKKEEQPPKTAFDLPMSKYAQNVLQKLAGMAHRYFT